One window from the genome of Loxodonta africana isolate mLoxAfr1 chromosome 14, mLoxAfr1.hap2, whole genome shotgun sequence encodes:
- the GDF6 gene encoding growth/differentiation factor 6, which translates to MDTPRVLLSAVFLISFLWDLPGFQQASISSSSSSAELGSAKDVRSRKEGKVPRAPRESPVDRAPPERQEPQQRRQDEPRRRRPQQLQAQELPGRGPRVVPHEYMLSIYRTYSIAEKLGINASFFQSSKSANTITSFVDRGLDDLSHTPLRRQKYLFDVSTLSDKEELVGAELRLFRQAPAVPRGPPAGPLLVQLFPCLSPLLLDARTLDLQGAPPAGWEVFDVWQGLRHQPWKQLCLELRAAWGEPGAGESEAPAPGPQQPLAPDLRSLGFGRRVRPPQERALLVVFTKSQRKNLFAEMREQLGSAEAAGPVAGAEGSWPPPSGAPDAGPWLPSPGRRRRRTAFASRHGKRHGKKSRLRCSKKPLHVNFKELGWDDWIIAPLEYEAYHCEGVCDFPLRSHLEPTNHAIIQTLMNSMDPGSTPPSCCVPTKLTPISILYIDAGNNVVYKQYEDMVVESCGCR; encoded by the exons ATGGATACTCCCAGGGTCCTGCTCTCGGCCGTCTTCCTCATCAGTTTCCTGTGGGATTTGCCAGGTTTTCAGCAGGCGTCCATCTCCTCCTCATCGTCGTCCGCTGAGCTCGGCTCCGCCAAAGACGTGCGAAGCCGCAAGGAGGGGAAGGTGCCTCGGGCGCCGCGGGAGAGTCCCGTGGACCGGGCGCCCCCGGAGCGCCAGGAGCCACAGCAGCGGCGGCAGGATGAGCCCAGGCGGCGGCGGCCGCAGCAGCTCCAGGCTCAGGAGCTGCCGGGCAGGGGCCCGCGTGTGGTGCCCCACGAGTACATGCTGTCAATCTACAGGACTTATTCCATCGCCGAGAAGCTAGGCATCAACGCCAGTTTTTTCCAGTCTTCCAAGTCAGCGAATACGATCACTAGCTTTGTAGACAGGGGACTAG ACGATCTCTCGCACACTCCTCTCCGGAGACAGAAGTATTTGTTTGATGTGTCCACGCTCTCAGACAAAGAAGAGCTGGTGGGCGCGGAGCTGCGGCTCTTTCGCCAGGCGCCCGCAGTGCCCCGGGGGCCGCCGGCCGGGCCGCTGCTTGTGCAGCTCTTCCCTTGCCTCTCGCCCCTGCTACTGGATGCGCGGACCCTGGACCTACAGGGGGCGCCCCCGGCCGGCTGGGAAGTCTTCGACGTGTGGCAGGGCCTGCGCCACCAGCCCTGGAAGCAGCTGTGCTTGGAGTTGCGGGCCGCATGGGGCGAGCCGGGCGCCGGGGAGTCCGAGGCGCCCGCGCCGGGGCCCCAGCAGCCGCTGGCCCCGGACCTGCGGAGTCTGGGCTTCGGCCGGAGGGTGCGGCCGCCCCAGGAGCGCGCCCTGCTCGTGGTGTTCACCAAATCCCAGCGCAAGAACCTGTTCGCTGAGATGCGCGAGCAGCTGGGCTCGGCCGAGGCTGCGGGCCCGGTTGCGGGCGCCGAGGGGTCCTGGCCGCCTCCGTCGGGCGCCCCAGACGCTGGGCCTTGGCTGCCCTCgcccggccggcggcggcggcgcacGGCCTTTGCCAGTCGTCACGGCAAGCGGCATGGCAAGAAGTCGAGGCTGCGCTGCAGCAAGAAGCCCCTGCACGTGAACTTCAAGGAGCTGGGCTGGGACGACTGGATTATCGCGCCCCTGGAGTACGAGGCGTACCACTGCGAGGGCGTGTGCGACTTCCCGCTGCGCTCACACCTGGAGCCCACCAACCACGCCATTATCCAGACCCTGATGAACTCCATGGACCCTGGCTCCACCCCGCCCAGCTGTTGTGTGCCCACCAAATTGACTCCCATCAGCATCCTGTACATCGATGCGGGCAATAATGTGGTCTACAAGCAGTACGAGGACATGGTGGTGGAGTCCTGCGGCTGCAGGTAG